Proteins encoded in a region of the Oncorhynchus keta strain PuntledgeMale-10-30-2019 chromosome 3, Oket_V2, whole genome shotgun sequence genome:
- the LOC118372364 gene encoding urotensin-2 receptor-like, producing MTTVSIEPLLVLMELIPNATDPPLDSTPSSPEDTAATFTIGCILSLMCLVGVSGNIYTLVVMCQSMRFAASMYIYIINLALADLLYLLTIPFVVCTYFLKGWYFGDAGCRILISMDFLTMHASIFTLTIMSTERYFAVLKPLDTVKRSKSYRKAIAVLVWVASLVLTLPMILSIQMMKVGSKAMCQPTISPLSYKVYITFLFCTSIVAPGMIIGFLYIGLARTYWISQTETFKQTKKLPNQKVLYLIFTIVLLFWACFLPFWIWQLLGQFQPSIHLSTKSKRNINYLTTCLTYSNSCINPFLYTLLTKNYKEYLRKRQRTWTAGSYFNRWNRFQRSPRRSLSSSSQQCTESFVLTHTPSLRTTHNSSL from the exons ATGACCACGGTATCCATAGAGCCCCTGCTGGTCCTGATGGAGCTGATCCCCAACGCCACCGACCCGCCTTTAGACTCCACCCCTTCCTCTCCCGAAGACACCGCCGCCACCTTCACAATAGGCTGTATTCTCTCCCTCATGTGTCTAGTCGGCGTCTCCGGAAACATCTACACCCTCGTGGTCATGTGTCAATCCATGCGTTTCGCGGCGTCCATGTATATTTACATCATCAATTTAGCCCTGGCTGACCTGCTCTATCTGTTGACCATTCCGTTCGTGGTCTGCACGTACTTCCTGAAAGGTTGGTATTTTGGCGATGCTGGGTGCAGGATTCTAATCAGTATGGATTTTCTGACGATGCACGCCAGCATTTTCACGCTGACCATCATGAGCACGGAGAGATACTTTGCCGTGCTGAAACCGCTGGACACAGTCAAGCGGTCAAAGAGCTACCGCAAAGCCATTGCGGTGCTTGTATGGGTGGCTTCCCTGGTCCTGACTTTACCCATGATTCTCAGTATTCAGATGATGAAGGTGGGGAGCAAGGCCATGTGCCAGCCAACTATCTCACCGCTGTCCTATAAGGTGTACATCACCTTCCTGTTCTGTACCAGCATTGTGGCTCCGGGGATGATCATTGGCTTTCTCTACATCGGACTGGCTCGTACCTACTGGATCTCACAGACAGAAACCTTCAAACAGACCAAGAAACTACCCAACCAAAAG GTCCTCTATCTGATCTTCACCATTGTACTGCTGTTCTGGGCCTGTTTCCTGCCCTTCTGGATCTGGCAGCTCCTGGGTCAGTTCcagccctccatccatctctccaccaAGTCCAAGCGCAACATCAACTACTTGACCACCTGTCTCACCTACTCCAACAGCTGCATCAACCCTTTCCTCTACACGCTGCTCACCAAGAACTATAAGGAGTACCTGCGGAAGCGCCAGCGTACCTGGACTGCGGGCAGCTACTTCAACCGATGGAACCGGTTCCAGCGATCACCAAGGAGGTCGCTGTCCTCCAGCAGCCAGCAGTGCACGGAGAGCTTCGTGCTCACGCACACACCGTCTCTGCGCACCACGCACAACAGCAGCCTGTGA